The Callospermophilus lateralis isolate mCalLat2 chromosome 3, mCalLat2.hap1, whole genome shotgun sequence genome has a segment encoding these proteins:
- the Dlk1 gene encoding protein delta homolog 1 isoform X5, translated as MTATEALLRVLLLLLAIGHSTHGAECFPACDPKNGFCEDDNVCRCQPGWQGPLCDQCVTSPGCVNGLCEEPWQCMCQDGWDGELCDLDVRACTSAPCSNNGTCVDLDSGRYECSCPPGFSGKDCQEKDGPCVINGSPCQHGGTCVDDEGRASHASCLCPPGFSGNFCEIVANSCTPNPCENDGVCTDIGGDFRCRCPAGFIDKTCSRPAICFTILGVLTSLVVLGTVGIVFLNKCEAWVSNLRYSHMLRKKKNLLLQYNSGEDLAVNIIFPEKIDMATFSKEAGEEEI; from the exons ATGACCGCGACCGAAGCCCTCCTGCGCGTCCTCTTGCTCCTGCTGGCTATCGGCCACAGCACCCATG GAGCTGAATGCTTTCCGGCCTGTGACCCTAAAAATGGATTCTGCGAGGATGACAATGTTTGCAG GTGCCAGCCTGGTTGGCAGGGTCCCCTGTGTGACCAGTGCGTGACCTCTCCTGGCTGTGTCAACGGACTCTGTGAAGAACCCTGGCAGTGCATGTGCCAGGACGGCTGGGACGGAGAACTCTGTGACCTAG ATGTCAGGGCTTGCACCTCTGCTCCATGCTCCAACAATGGGACCTGCGTGGACCTCGATAGCGGCCGCTATGAGTGCTCCTGCCCCCCTGGATTCTCTGGCAAGGACTGCCAGGAGAAGGACGGACCCTGCGTGATCAATGG TTCCCCCTGCCAGCACGGAGGCACCTGCGTGGACGATGAGGGCCGGGCCTCCCATGCCTCCTGCCTGTGCCCCCCTGGCTTCTCGGGCAACTTCTGCGAGATCGTGGCCAACAGCTGCACCCCCAACCCGTGCGAGAACGATGGCGTCTGCACCGACATAGGGGGTGACTTCCGCTGCCGCTGCCCGGCTGGGTTCATCGACAAGACCTGCAGCCGCCCG GCCATCTGCTTCACCATCCTGGGCGTGCTCACCAGCCTGGTGGTTCTGGGCACCGTGGGCATCGTCTTCCTCAACAAGTGCGAGGCCTGGGTGTCCAACCTGCGCTACAGCCACATGCTGCGCAAGAAGAAGAACCTGCTGCTGCAGTACAACAGCGGGGAAGACCTGGCGGTCAACATCATCTTCCCCGAGAAGATCGACATGGCCACCTTCAGCAAGGAGGCGGGCGAGGAGGAGATCTAA
- the Dlk1 gene encoding protein delta homolog 1 isoform X4 gives MTATEALLRVLLLLLAIGHSTHGAECFPACDPKNGFCEDDNVCRCQPGWQGPLCDQCVTSPGCVNGLCEEPWQCMCQDGWDGELCDLDVRACTSAPCSNNGTCVDLDSGRYECSCPPGFSGKDCQEKDGPCVINGSPCQHGGTCVDDEGRASHASCLCPPGFSGNFCEIVANSCTPNPCENDGVCTDIGGDFRCRCPAGFIDKTCSRPVTICASSPCQNGGTCLQHSQAICFTILGVLTSLVVLGTVGIVFLNKCEAWVSNLRYSHMLRKKKNLLLQYNSGEDLAVNIIFPEKIDMATFSKEAGEEEI, from the exons ATGACCGCGACCGAAGCCCTCCTGCGCGTCCTCTTGCTCCTGCTGGCTATCGGCCACAGCACCCATG GAGCTGAATGCTTTCCGGCCTGTGACCCTAAAAATGGATTCTGCGAGGATGACAATGTTTGCAG GTGCCAGCCTGGTTGGCAGGGTCCCCTGTGTGACCAGTGCGTGACCTCTCCTGGCTGTGTCAACGGACTCTGTGAAGAACCCTGGCAGTGCATGTGCCAGGACGGCTGGGACGGAGAACTCTGTGACCTAG ATGTCAGGGCTTGCACCTCTGCTCCATGCTCCAACAATGGGACCTGCGTGGACCTCGATAGCGGCCGCTATGAGTGCTCCTGCCCCCCTGGATTCTCTGGCAAGGACTGCCAGGAGAAGGACGGACCCTGCGTGATCAATGG TTCCCCCTGCCAGCACGGAGGCACCTGCGTGGACGATGAGGGCCGGGCCTCCCATGCCTCCTGCCTGTGCCCCCCTGGCTTCTCGGGCAACTTCTGCGAGATCGTGGCCAACAGCTGCACCCCCAACCCGTGCGAGAACGATGGCGTCTGCACCGACATAGGGGGTGACTTCCGCTGCCGCTGCCCGGCTGGGTTCATCGACAAGACCTGCAGCCGCCCGGTGACCATCTGCGCTAGCAGCCCGTGCCAGAACGGGGGCACCTGCCTGCAGCACTCCCAG GCCATCTGCTTCACCATCCTGGGCGTGCTCACCAGCCTGGTGGTTCTGGGCACCGTGGGCATCGTCTTCCTCAACAAGTGCGAGGCCTGGGTGTCCAACCTGCGCTACAGCCACATGCTGCGCAAGAAGAAGAACCTGCTGCTGCAGTACAACAGCGGGGAAGACCTGGCGGTCAACATCATCTTCCCCGAGAAGATCGACATGGCCACCTTCAGCAAGGAGGCGGGCGAGGAGGAGATCTAA
- the Dlk1 gene encoding protein delta homolog 1 isoform X3: MTATEALLRVLLLLLAIGHSTHGAECFPACDPKNGFCEDDNVCRCQPGWQGPLCDQCVTSPGCVNGLCEEPWQCMCQDGWDGELCDLDVRACTSAPCSNNGTCVDLDSGRYECSCPPGFSGKDCQEKDGPCVINGSPCQHGGTCVDDEGRASHASCLCPPGFSGNFCEIVANSCTPNPCENDGVCTDIGGDFRCRCPAGFIDKTCSRPVTICASSPCQNGGTCLQHSQGQAICFTILGVLTSLVVLGTVGIVFLNKCEAWVSNLRYSHMLRKKKNLLLQYNSGEDLAVNIIFPEKIDMATFSKEAGEEEI, from the exons ATGACCGCGACCGAAGCCCTCCTGCGCGTCCTCTTGCTCCTGCTGGCTATCGGCCACAGCACCCATG GAGCTGAATGCTTTCCGGCCTGTGACCCTAAAAATGGATTCTGCGAGGATGACAATGTTTGCAG GTGCCAGCCTGGTTGGCAGGGTCCCCTGTGTGACCAGTGCGTGACCTCTCCTGGCTGTGTCAACGGACTCTGTGAAGAACCCTGGCAGTGCATGTGCCAGGACGGCTGGGACGGAGAACTCTGTGACCTAG ATGTCAGGGCTTGCACCTCTGCTCCATGCTCCAACAATGGGACCTGCGTGGACCTCGATAGCGGCCGCTATGAGTGCTCCTGCCCCCCTGGATTCTCTGGCAAGGACTGCCAGGAGAAGGACGGACCCTGCGTGATCAATGG TTCCCCCTGCCAGCACGGAGGCACCTGCGTGGACGATGAGGGCCGGGCCTCCCATGCCTCCTGCCTGTGCCCCCCTGGCTTCTCGGGCAACTTCTGCGAGATCGTGGCCAACAGCTGCACCCCCAACCCGTGCGAGAACGATGGCGTCTGCACCGACATAGGGGGTGACTTCCGCTGCCGCTGCCCGGCTGGGTTCATCGACAAGACCTGCAGCCGCCCGGTGACCATCTGCGCTAGCAGCCCGTGCCAGAACGGGGGCACCTGCCTGCAGCACTCCCAG GGTCAGGCCATCTGCTTCACCATCCTGGGCGTGCTCACCAGCCTGGTGGTTCTGGGCACCGTGGGCATCGTCTTCCTCAACAAGTGCGAGGCCTGGGTGTCCAACCTGCGCTACAGCCACATGCTGCGCAAGAAGAAGAACCTGCTGCTGCAGTACAACAGCGGGGAAGACCTGGCGGTCAACATCATCTTCCCCGAGAAGATCGACATGGCCACCTTCAGCAAGGAGGCGGGCGAGGAGGAGATCTAA
- the Dlk1 gene encoding protein delta homolog 1 isoform X2 has translation MTATEALLRVLLLLLAIGHSTHGAECFPACDPKNGFCEDDNVCRCQPGWQGPLCDQCVTSPGCVNGLCEEPWQCMCQDGWDGELCDLDVRACTSAPCSNNGTCVDLDSGRYECSCPPGFSGKDCQEKDGPCVINGSPCQHGGTCVDDEGRASHASCLCPPGFSGNFCEIVANSCTPNPCENDGVCTDIGGDFRCRCPAGFIDKTCSRPVTICASSPCQNGGTCLQHSQPEHRILKVSMKELNKSTPLLTEGQAICFTILGVLTSLVVLGTVGIVFLNKCEAWVSNLRYSHMLRKKKNLLLQYNSGEDLAVNIIFPEKIDMATFSKEAGEEEI, from the exons ATGACCGCGACCGAAGCCCTCCTGCGCGTCCTCTTGCTCCTGCTGGCTATCGGCCACAGCACCCATG GAGCTGAATGCTTTCCGGCCTGTGACCCTAAAAATGGATTCTGCGAGGATGACAATGTTTGCAG GTGCCAGCCTGGTTGGCAGGGTCCCCTGTGTGACCAGTGCGTGACCTCTCCTGGCTGTGTCAACGGACTCTGTGAAGAACCCTGGCAGTGCATGTGCCAGGACGGCTGGGACGGAGAACTCTGTGACCTAG ATGTCAGGGCTTGCACCTCTGCTCCATGCTCCAACAATGGGACCTGCGTGGACCTCGATAGCGGCCGCTATGAGTGCTCCTGCCCCCCTGGATTCTCTGGCAAGGACTGCCAGGAGAAGGACGGACCCTGCGTGATCAATGG TTCCCCCTGCCAGCACGGAGGCACCTGCGTGGACGATGAGGGCCGGGCCTCCCATGCCTCCTGCCTGTGCCCCCCTGGCTTCTCGGGCAACTTCTGCGAGATCGTGGCCAACAGCTGCACCCCCAACCCGTGCGAGAACGATGGCGTCTGCACCGACATAGGGGGTGACTTCCGCTGCCGCTGCCCGGCTGGGTTCATCGACAAGACCTGCAGCCGCCCGGTGACCATCTGCGCTAGCAGCCCGTGCCAGAACGGGGGCACCTGCCTGCAGCACTCCCAG CCTGAGCACCGCATCCTGAAGGTGTCCATGAAAGAGCTCAACAAGAGTACCCCTCTCCTCACCGAGGGTCAGGCCATCTGCTTCACCATCCTGGGCGTGCTCACCAGCCTGGTGGTTCTGGGCACCGTGGGCATCGTCTTCCTCAACAAGTGCGAGGCCTGGGTGTCCAACCTGCGCTACAGCCACATGCTGCGCAAGAAGAAGAACCTGCTGCTGCAGTACAACAGCGGGGAAGACCTGGCGGTCAACATCATCTTCCCCGAGAAGATCGACATGGCCACCTTCAGCAAGGAGGCGGGCGAGGAGGAGATCTAA
- the Dlk1 gene encoding protein delta homolog 1 isoform X1 — protein MTATEALLRVLLLLLAIGHSTHGAECFPACDPKNGFCEDDNVCRCQPGWQGPLCDQCVTSPGCVNGLCEEPWQCMCQDGWDGELCDLDVRACTSAPCSNNGTCVDLDSGRYECSCPPGFSGKDCQEKDGPCVINGSPCQHGGTCVDDEGRASHASCLCPPGFSGNFCEIVANSCTPNPCENDGVCTDIGGDFRCRCPAGFIDKTCSRPVTICASSPCQNGGTCLQHSQVSYECLCKPPFTGPTCVKKRGAGPSQVTHLPSGYGLTYRLTPGVHELPVPQPEHRILKVSMKELNKSTPLLTEGQAICFTILGVLTSLVVLGTVGIVFLNKCEAWVSNLRYSHMLRKKKNLLLQYNSGEDLAVNIIFPEKIDMATFSKEAGEEEI, from the exons ATGACCGCGACCGAAGCCCTCCTGCGCGTCCTCTTGCTCCTGCTGGCTATCGGCCACAGCACCCATG GAGCTGAATGCTTTCCGGCCTGTGACCCTAAAAATGGATTCTGCGAGGATGACAATGTTTGCAG GTGCCAGCCTGGTTGGCAGGGTCCCCTGTGTGACCAGTGCGTGACCTCTCCTGGCTGTGTCAACGGACTCTGTGAAGAACCCTGGCAGTGCATGTGCCAGGACGGCTGGGACGGAGAACTCTGTGACCTAG ATGTCAGGGCTTGCACCTCTGCTCCATGCTCCAACAATGGGACCTGCGTGGACCTCGATAGCGGCCGCTATGAGTGCTCCTGCCCCCCTGGATTCTCTGGCAAGGACTGCCAGGAGAAGGACGGACCCTGCGTGATCAATGG TTCCCCCTGCCAGCACGGAGGCACCTGCGTGGACGATGAGGGCCGGGCCTCCCATGCCTCCTGCCTGTGCCCCCCTGGCTTCTCGGGCAACTTCTGCGAGATCGTGGCCAACAGCTGCACCCCCAACCCGTGCGAGAACGATGGCGTCTGCACCGACATAGGGGGTGACTTCCGCTGCCGCTGCCCGGCTGGGTTCATCGACAAGACCTGCAGCCGCCCGGTGACCATCTGCGCTAGCAGCCCGTGCCAGAACGGGGGCACCTGCCTGCAGCACTCCCAGGTGAGCTACGAGTGTCTGTGCAAGCCCCCGTTCACGGGTCCCACCTGCGTGAAGAAGCGCGGGGCCGGCCCCTCGCAGGTCACCCATCTGCCCAGTGGCTATGGGCTGACCTACCGCCTGACCCCCGGGGTGCACGAGCTGCCAGTGCCGCAGCCTGAGCACCGCATCCTGAAGGTGTCCATGAAAGAGCTCAACAAGAGTACCCCTCTCCTCACCGAGGGTCAGGCCATCTGCTTCACCATCCTGGGCGTGCTCACCAGCCTGGTGGTTCTGGGCACCGTGGGCATCGTCTTCCTCAACAAGTGCGAGGCCTGGGTGTCCAACCTGCGCTACAGCCACATGCTGCGCAAGAAGAAGAACCTGCTGCTGCAGTACAACAGCGGGGAAGACCTGGCGGTCAACATCATCTTCCCCGAGAAGATCGACATGGCCACCTTCAGCAAGGAGGCGGGCGAGGAGGAGATCTAA